One stretch of Mycteria americana isolate JAX WOST 10 ecotype Jacksonville Zoo and Gardens chromosome 16, USCA_MyAme_1.0, whole genome shotgun sequence DNA includes these proteins:
- the LLGL2 gene encoding LLGL scribble cell polarity complex component 2 isoform X5: MRRFLRPGHDPVRERLKRDLFQFNKTVEHGFPHQPSALGYSPFLRLMAIGTRSGAIKLYGAPGVEFMGLHEENNTVMQIHFIPDQCQLVTLLDDNSLHLWSLKQHSGASELREEHRFTLKGPPGSPPSATQITAVLPYSSREVLYLGTESGNIFVVELPSFRVLEDRTITSEAVLQRVPEDYCNRRSCELVEALREHPKNPDQILIGYSRGLIVLWDLQNNKVTHHFLGSQQLENLYWQRDGSKFISCHYDGSYTQWPVSSDNRQPEPLENLVPYGPFPCKAISKIYWQTTKNGLPYIIFQGGMPRASYGDRHSISVVHGSQQTAFDFTSRVIDFFIIFSSEPTAEFDDPSAMVVLAEEELVVIDLKTAGWPAVHPPYLASLHCSAITCSHHVSNIPLKLWERIISAGSKQNIHYSNMPWPIDGGTNIAPDPPQRDLLLTGHEDGTVRFWDASGVCLHLLYKLSTVRVFLTDADPNDNMNTLGEDEWPPLRKVGTFDPYSDDPRLGIQKIYLCKYSGYLAVAGTAGQVLVMELNDEDAEHVVDHAEADLLQDQEGYRWKGHEKLKTRDGPVRFEAGFQPFVLVQCQPPAVVTSLALHSEWKLVAFGTSHGFGLFDHQQKRLVFVKCTLHPSDQLALEGPLSRVKSLKKSLRQSFRRIRRSRVSSRKRRGGSGNASEVQEANAKFDQDALQEMELAPVQRKIEARSAEDSFTGFVRTLYFADTFLRDSSRHCPSLWAGTNGGTVYAFCLRVPPAERRMDEPVRAEQAKEIQLMHRAPVVGILVLDGRSTPLPEPLEVAHDLSKSPDMQGSHQLLVVSEEQFKVFTLPKVSSKLKLKLTALEGCRVRKVTVANFGSCKTDDYSENDLAVLTNLGDIQIISLPFLKLQIRYPCIRKEDVSGIASCVFTKYGQGFYLISPSEFERFSLSTKWLVEPRCVVDMPEVTSNNHVHNKSGMENASRKSRGSGRSLGDYGEDERKAGRLMEHALLNDEKVLKEIQSTLEGGRGSYAERNLARSPLGHGLSNGGD; this comes from the exons TGCCAGCTGGTGACATTGCTAGATGATAACAGCTTGCATCTCTGGAGTCTGAAGCAGCACAGTGGAGCATCTGAGCTGCGGGAGGAGCACCGCTTCACCTTGAAAGGGCCACCTGG GTCTCCGCCGAGTGCCACGCAGATAACAGCTGTCCTTCCCTATTCCTCACGGGAAGTCCTGTATCTTGGCACAGAGAGTGGCAACATCTTTGTAGTGGAGCTTCCATCATTTAGAGTGCTAGAGGACAGGACCATAACCTCTGAGGCTGTGCTGCAGCG GGTACCAGAAGATTACTGTAACAGGCGATCATGTGAATTGGTGGAAGCCCTTCGGGAGCATCCTAAGAACCCTGACCAGATCCTAATTGGATACAGCAGGGGCTTGATTGTCCTCTGGGACCTGCAGAATAACAAAGTGACGCACCACTTCCTGGGCAGCCAG CAACTGGAGAACCTCTACTGGCAGAGGGATGGCAGTAAATTCATTAGTTGTCACTATGATGGAAGTTACACGCAGTGGCCAGTATCCAGTGACAACAGGCAGCCTGAGCCTCTGGAAAACCTTGTGCCTTATG GTCCTTTTCCTTGCAAGGCCATCTCCAAGATCTACTGGCAGACAACAAAAAATGG GCTTCCTTACATTATATTCCAAGGAGGCATGCCCCGGGCTAGCTATGGTGACCGGCACAGTATCTCTGTTGTCCATGGCAGCCAGCAAACAGCCTTTGACTTCACATCACGGGTGATAGATTTCTTTATAATCTTCAGTTCAGAGCCTACTGCAG AGTTTGATGACCCTTCTGCTATGGTGGTGCTGGCAGAAGAAGAGCTGGTAGTTATAGACTTGAAAACTGCAGGCTGGCCAGCAGTCCATCCTCCATACCTGGCTTCTCTCCATTGCTCAGCCATTACCTGCTCACACCATGTCTCCAACATCCCACTGAAACTGTGGGAGAGGATTATCAGTGCTGGGAGCAAGCAGAACATTCACTACTCAAATATG CCATGGCCGATTGATGGTGGCACCAACATAGCTCCAGATCCTCCTCAGAGGGACTTGCTTCTAACAGG GCATGAAGATGGCACTGTGCGGTTTTGGGATGCATCTGGTGTCTGCTTACATCTCCTTTATAAGCTAAGCACAGTGAGAGTATTTCTCACAGATGCTGATCCCAATGACAATATGAACACCCTGGGTGAGGACGAATGGCCTCCACTTCGCAAG GTTGGTACCTTCGACCCTTATAGTGATGATCCTAGACTTGGGATCCAGAAGATCTACCTGTGTAAATACAGCGGATACTTGGCTGTAGCTGGTACAGCAGGACAG GTGCTGGTGATGGAACTGAATGATGAAGATGCAGAACATGTTGTGGACCATGCTGAAGCAGATCTTCTGCAGGACCAAGAGGGCTATCGATGGAAAGGTCACGAGAAACTAAAGACTCGAGATGGACCTGTTCGCTTTGAAGCTGGTTTTCAGCCATTTGTCCTTGTCCAATGTCAACCACCAGCTGTGGTCACCTCATTGGCCCTTCACTCTGAATGGAAGCTTGTGGCCTTTGGTACCAGTCATGGTTTTGGGCTTTTTGACCACCAGCAGAAACGACTGGTCTTTGTCAA GTGTACGCTGCATCCCAGTGACCAATTGGCCTTAGAAGGCCCACTGTCTCGGGTGAAATCCTTGAAGAAATCCCTCCGTCAATCATTCAGGCGGATCAGAAGAAGCCGGGTGTCCAGTAGGAAGCGACGAGGAGGTAGTGGAAATgcctcagag GTGCAAGAAGCAAATGCCAAATTTGACCAAGACGCATTGCAGGAAATGGAACTGGCTCCAGTCCAGCGGAAGATTGAAGCCCGGTCTGCAGAAGACTCTTTCACTGGCTTTGTGCGCACCTTGTATTTTGCTGATACCTTTTTGAGAGACA GCTCCCGCCACTGCCCGTCATTGTGGGCAGGCACCAACGGAGGTACAGTCTACGCCTTCTGTTTACGTGTTCCTCCAGCAGAGAGGAGGATGGATGAACCTGTCAGGGCAGAGCAGG CCAAAGAGATTCAGCTGATGCACAGGGCTCCTGTTGTGGGTATACTTGTCTTGGATGGACGCAGCACTCCCCTCCCAGAACCTCTAGAAGTAGCACATGACCTTTCTAAGAGTCCTGATATGCAAGGCAGCCATCAACTGTTGGTGGTGTCTGAAGAGCAATTTAAG GTATTCACGTTACCCAAGGTTAGCTCCAAACTGAAGCTCAAGCTGACAGCCCTGGAAGGCTGTAGGGTACGAAAGGTGACGGTTGCTAACTTTGGCAGTTGCAAGACTGATGATTACAGTGAAAATGACCTGGCTGTCCTGACTAACCTGGGAGACATTCAGATCATCTCGCTGCCCTTCCTCAAGTTACAGATCCGCTACCCTTGCATCCGCAAAGAGGATGTGAGTGGCATTGCATCCTGCGTCTTCACCAAATATGGCCAAG GTTTCTATCTGATCTCACCATCGGAGTTTGAGAGGTTTTCCCTTTCTACCAAATGGTTAGTGGAGCCCCGATGCGTTGTGGACATGCCAGAAGTTACAAGCAACAATCATGTGCACAACAAGTCTGGCATGGAGAATGCTTCAAGAAAATCCAG gGGATCAGGAAGGAGTTTAGGTGACTATGGAGAAGATG AAAGGAAGGCTGGGAGGCTGATGGAACATGCCTTACTCAATGACGAAA AAGTCCTGAAGGAGATCCAGAGTACTCTGGAGGGGGGCAGAGG GAGCTATGCAGAAAGAAATTTGGCAAGAAGTCCATTAGGACATGGACTAAGTAATGGAGGAG ATTGA
- the LLGL2 gene encoding LLGL scribble cell polarity complex component 2 isoform X3 yields MRRFLRPGHDPVRERLKRDLFQFNKTVEHGFPHQPSALGYSPFLRLMAIGTRSGAIKLYGAPGVEFMGLHEENNTVMQIHFIPDQCQLVTLLDDNSLHLWSLKQHSGASELREEHRFTLKGPPGSPPSATQITAVLPYSSREVLYLGTESGNIFVVELPSFRVLEDRTITSEAVLQRVPEDYCNRRSCELVEALREHPKNPDQILIGYSRGLIVLWDLQNNKVTHHFLGSQQLENLYWQRDGSKFISCHYDGSYTQWPVSSDNRQPEPLENLVPYGPFPCKAISKIYWQTTKNGLPYIIFQGGMPRASYGDRHSISVVHGSQQTAFDFTSRVIDFFIIFSSEPTAEFDDPSAMVVLAEEELVVIDLKTAGWPAVHPPYLASLHCSAITCSHHVSNIPLKLWERIISAGSKQNIHYSNMPWPIDGGTNIAPDPPQRDLLLTGHEDGTVRFWDASGVCLHLLYKLSTVRVFLTDADPNDNMNTLGEDEWPPLRKVGTFDPYSDDPRLGIQKIYLCKYSGYLAVAGTAGQVLVMELNDEDAEHVVDHAEADLLQDQEGYRWKGHEKLKTRDGPVRFEAGFQPFVLVQCQPPAVVTSLALHSEWKLVAFGTSHGFGLFDHQQKRLVFVKCTLHPSDQLALEGPLSRVKSLKKSLRQSFRRIRRSRVSSRKRRGGSGNASEVQEANAKFDQDALQEMELAPVQRKIEARSAEDSFTGFVRTLYFADTFLRDSSRHCPSLWAGTNGGTVYAFCLRVPPAERRMDEPVRAEQAKEIQLMHRAPVVGILVLDGRSTPLPEPLEVAHDLSKSPDMQGSHQLLVVSEEQFKVFTLPKVSSKLKLKLTALEGCRVRKVTVANFGSCKTDDYSENDLAVLTNLGDIQIISLPFLKLQIRYPCIRKEDVSGIASCVFTKYGQGFYLISPSEFERFSLSTKWLVEPRCVVDMPEVTSNNHVHNKSGMENASRKSRGSGRSLGDYGEDERKAGRLMEHALLNDEKVLKEIQSTLEGGRGSYAERNLARSPLGHGLSNGGAD; encoded by the exons TGCCAGCTGGTGACATTGCTAGATGATAACAGCTTGCATCTCTGGAGTCTGAAGCAGCACAGTGGAGCATCTGAGCTGCGGGAGGAGCACCGCTTCACCTTGAAAGGGCCACCTGG GTCTCCGCCGAGTGCCACGCAGATAACAGCTGTCCTTCCCTATTCCTCACGGGAAGTCCTGTATCTTGGCACAGAGAGTGGCAACATCTTTGTAGTGGAGCTTCCATCATTTAGAGTGCTAGAGGACAGGACCATAACCTCTGAGGCTGTGCTGCAGCG GGTACCAGAAGATTACTGTAACAGGCGATCATGTGAATTGGTGGAAGCCCTTCGGGAGCATCCTAAGAACCCTGACCAGATCCTAATTGGATACAGCAGGGGCTTGATTGTCCTCTGGGACCTGCAGAATAACAAAGTGACGCACCACTTCCTGGGCAGCCAG CAACTGGAGAACCTCTACTGGCAGAGGGATGGCAGTAAATTCATTAGTTGTCACTATGATGGAAGTTACACGCAGTGGCCAGTATCCAGTGACAACAGGCAGCCTGAGCCTCTGGAAAACCTTGTGCCTTATG GTCCTTTTCCTTGCAAGGCCATCTCCAAGATCTACTGGCAGACAACAAAAAATGG GCTTCCTTACATTATATTCCAAGGAGGCATGCCCCGGGCTAGCTATGGTGACCGGCACAGTATCTCTGTTGTCCATGGCAGCCAGCAAACAGCCTTTGACTTCACATCACGGGTGATAGATTTCTTTATAATCTTCAGTTCAGAGCCTACTGCAG AGTTTGATGACCCTTCTGCTATGGTGGTGCTGGCAGAAGAAGAGCTGGTAGTTATAGACTTGAAAACTGCAGGCTGGCCAGCAGTCCATCCTCCATACCTGGCTTCTCTCCATTGCTCAGCCATTACCTGCTCACACCATGTCTCCAACATCCCACTGAAACTGTGGGAGAGGATTATCAGTGCTGGGAGCAAGCAGAACATTCACTACTCAAATATG CCATGGCCGATTGATGGTGGCACCAACATAGCTCCAGATCCTCCTCAGAGGGACTTGCTTCTAACAGG GCATGAAGATGGCACTGTGCGGTTTTGGGATGCATCTGGTGTCTGCTTACATCTCCTTTATAAGCTAAGCACAGTGAGAGTATTTCTCACAGATGCTGATCCCAATGACAATATGAACACCCTGGGTGAGGACGAATGGCCTCCACTTCGCAAG GTTGGTACCTTCGACCCTTATAGTGATGATCCTAGACTTGGGATCCAGAAGATCTACCTGTGTAAATACAGCGGATACTTGGCTGTAGCTGGTACAGCAGGACAG GTGCTGGTGATGGAACTGAATGATGAAGATGCAGAACATGTTGTGGACCATGCTGAAGCAGATCTTCTGCAGGACCAAGAGGGCTATCGATGGAAAGGTCACGAGAAACTAAAGACTCGAGATGGACCTGTTCGCTTTGAAGCTGGTTTTCAGCCATTTGTCCTTGTCCAATGTCAACCACCAGCTGTGGTCACCTCATTGGCCCTTCACTCTGAATGGAAGCTTGTGGCCTTTGGTACCAGTCATGGTTTTGGGCTTTTTGACCACCAGCAGAAACGACTGGTCTTTGTCAA GTGTACGCTGCATCCCAGTGACCAATTGGCCTTAGAAGGCCCACTGTCTCGGGTGAAATCCTTGAAGAAATCCCTCCGTCAATCATTCAGGCGGATCAGAAGAAGCCGGGTGTCCAGTAGGAAGCGACGAGGAGGTAGTGGAAATgcctcagag GTGCAAGAAGCAAATGCCAAATTTGACCAAGACGCATTGCAGGAAATGGAACTGGCTCCAGTCCAGCGGAAGATTGAAGCCCGGTCTGCAGAAGACTCTTTCACTGGCTTTGTGCGCACCTTGTATTTTGCTGATACCTTTTTGAGAGACA GCTCCCGCCACTGCCCGTCATTGTGGGCAGGCACCAACGGAGGTACAGTCTACGCCTTCTGTTTACGTGTTCCTCCAGCAGAGAGGAGGATGGATGAACCTGTCAGGGCAGAGCAGG CCAAAGAGATTCAGCTGATGCACAGGGCTCCTGTTGTGGGTATACTTGTCTTGGATGGACGCAGCACTCCCCTCCCAGAACCTCTAGAAGTAGCACATGACCTTTCTAAGAGTCCTGATATGCAAGGCAGCCATCAACTGTTGGTGGTGTCTGAAGAGCAATTTAAG GTATTCACGTTACCCAAGGTTAGCTCCAAACTGAAGCTCAAGCTGACAGCCCTGGAAGGCTGTAGGGTACGAAAGGTGACGGTTGCTAACTTTGGCAGTTGCAAGACTGATGATTACAGTGAAAATGACCTGGCTGTCCTGACTAACCTGGGAGACATTCAGATCATCTCGCTGCCCTTCCTCAAGTTACAGATCCGCTACCCTTGCATCCGCAAAGAGGATGTGAGTGGCATTGCATCCTGCGTCTTCACCAAATATGGCCAAG GTTTCTATCTGATCTCACCATCGGAGTTTGAGAGGTTTTCCCTTTCTACCAAATGGTTAGTGGAGCCCCGATGCGTTGTGGACATGCCAGAAGTTACAAGCAACAATCATGTGCACAACAAGTCTGGCATGGAGAATGCTTCAAGAAAATCCAG gGGATCAGGAAGGAGTTTAGGTGACTATGGAGAAGATG AAAGGAAGGCTGGGAGGCTGATGGAACATGCCTTACTCAATGACGAAA AAGTCCTGAAGGAGATCCAGAGTACTCTGGAGGGGGGCAGAGG GAGCTATGCAGAAAGAAATTTGGCAAGAAGTCCATTAGGACATGGACTAAGTAATGGAGGAG CAGATTGA
- the LLGL2 gene encoding LLGL scribble cell polarity complex component 2 isoform X9 — translation MRRFLRPGHDPVRERLKRDLFQFNKTVEHGFPHQPSALGYSPFLRLMAIGTRSGAIKLYGAPGVEFMGLHEENNTVMQIHFIPDQCQLVTLLDDNSLHLWSLKQHSGASELREEHRFTLKGPPGSPPSATQITAVLPYSSREVLYLGTESGNIFVVELPSFRVLEDRTITSEAVLQRVPEDYCNRRSCELVEALREHPKNPDQILIGYSRGLIVLWDLQNNKVTHHFLGSQQLENLYWQRDGSKFISCHYDGSYTQWPVSSDNRQPEPLENLVPYGPFPCKAISKIYWQTTKNGLPYIIFQGGMPRASYGDRHSISVVHGSQQTAFDFTSRVIDFFIIFSSEPTAEFDDPSAMVVLAEEELVVIDLKTAGWPAVHPPYLASLHCSAITCSHHVSNIPLKLWERIISAGSKQNIHYSNMPWPIDGGTNIAPDPPQRDLLLTGHEDGTVRFWDASGVCLHLLYKLSTVRVFLTDADPNDNMNTLGEDEWPPLRKVGTFDPYSDDPRLGIQKIYLCKYSGYLAVAGTAGQVLVMELNDEDAEHVVDHAEADLLQDQEGYRWKGHEKLKTRDGPVRFEAGFQPFVLVQCQPPAVVTSLALHSEWKLVAFGTSHGFGLFDHQQKRLVFVKCTLHPSDQLALEGPLSRVKSLKKSLRQSFRRIRRSRVSSRKRRGGSGNASEVQEANAKFDQDALQEMELAPVQRKIEARSAEDSFTGFVRTLYFADTFLRDSSRHCPSLWAGTNGGTVYAFCLRVPPAERRMDEPVRAEQAKEIQLMHRAPVVGILVLDGRSTPLPEPLEVAHDLSKSPDMQGSHQLLVVSEEQFKVFTLPKVSSKLKLKLTALEGCRVRKVTVANFGSCKTDDYSENDLAVLTNLGDIQIISLPFLKLQIRYPCIRKEDVSGIASCVFTKYGQGFYLISPSEFERFSLSTKWLVEPRCVVDMPEVTSNNHVHNKSGMENASRKSRGSGRSLGDYGEDEVLKEIQSTLEGGRGSYAERNLARSPLGHGLSNGGD, via the exons TGCCAGCTGGTGACATTGCTAGATGATAACAGCTTGCATCTCTGGAGTCTGAAGCAGCACAGTGGAGCATCTGAGCTGCGGGAGGAGCACCGCTTCACCTTGAAAGGGCCACCTGG GTCTCCGCCGAGTGCCACGCAGATAACAGCTGTCCTTCCCTATTCCTCACGGGAAGTCCTGTATCTTGGCACAGAGAGTGGCAACATCTTTGTAGTGGAGCTTCCATCATTTAGAGTGCTAGAGGACAGGACCATAACCTCTGAGGCTGTGCTGCAGCG GGTACCAGAAGATTACTGTAACAGGCGATCATGTGAATTGGTGGAAGCCCTTCGGGAGCATCCTAAGAACCCTGACCAGATCCTAATTGGATACAGCAGGGGCTTGATTGTCCTCTGGGACCTGCAGAATAACAAAGTGACGCACCACTTCCTGGGCAGCCAG CAACTGGAGAACCTCTACTGGCAGAGGGATGGCAGTAAATTCATTAGTTGTCACTATGATGGAAGTTACACGCAGTGGCCAGTATCCAGTGACAACAGGCAGCCTGAGCCTCTGGAAAACCTTGTGCCTTATG GTCCTTTTCCTTGCAAGGCCATCTCCAAGATCTACTGGCAGACAACAAAAAATGG GCTTCCTTACATTATATTCCAAGGAGGCATGCCCCGGGCTAGCTATGGTGACCGGCACAGTATCTCTGTTGTCCATGGCAGCCAGCAAACAGCCTTTGACTTCACATCACGGGTGATAGATTTCTTTATAATCTTCAGTTCAGAGCCTACTGCAG AGTTTGATGACCCTTCTGCTATGGTGGTGCTGGCAGAAGAAGAGCTGGTAGTTATAGACTTGAAAACTGCAGGCTGGCCAGCAGTCCATCCTCCATACCTGGCTTCTCTCCATTGCTCAGCCATTACCTGCTCACACCATGTCTCCAACATCCCACTGAAACTGTGGGAGAGGATTATCAGTGCTGGGAGCAAGCAGAACATTCACTACTCAAATATG CCATGGCCGATTGATGGTGGCACCAACATAGCTCCAGATCCTCCTCAGAGGGACTTGCTTCTAACAGG GCATGAAGATGGCACTGTGCGGTTTTGGGATGCATCTGGTGTCTGCTTACATCTCCTTTATAAGCTAAGCACAGTGAGAGTATTTCTCACAGATGCTGATCCCAATGACAATATGAACACCCTGGGTGAGGACGAATGGCCTCCACTTCGCAAG GTTGGTACCTTCGACCCTTATAGTGATGATCCTAGACTTGGGATCCAGAAGATCTACCTGTGTAAATACAGCGGATACTTGGCTGTAGCTGGTACAGCAGGACAG GTGCTGGTGATGGAACTGAATGATGAAGATGCAGAACATGTTGTGGACCATGCTGAAGCAGATCTTCTGCAGGACCAAGAGGGCTATCGATGGAAAGGTCACGAGAAACTAAAGACTCGAGATGGACCTGTTCGCTTTGAAGCTGGTTTTCAGCCATTTGTCCTTGTCCAATGTCAACCACCAGCTGTGGTCACCTCATTGGCCCTTCACTCTGAATGGAAGCTTGTGGCCTTTGGTACCAGTCATGGTTTTGGGCTTTTTGACCACCAGCAGAAACGACTGGTCTTTGTCAA GTGTACGCTGCATCCCAGTGACCAATTGGCCTTAGAAGGCCCACTGTCTCGGGTGAAATCCTTGAAGAAATCCCTCCGTCAATCATTCAGGCGGATCAGAAGAAGCCGGGTGTCCAGTAGGAAGCGACGAGGAGGTAGTGGAAATgcctcagag GTGCAAGAAGCAAATGCCAAATTTGACCAAGACGCATTGCAGGAAATGGAACTGGCTCCAGTCCAGCGGAAGATTGAAGCCCGGTCTGCAGAAGACTCTTTCACTGGCTTTGTGCGCACCTTGTATTTTGCTGATACCTTTTTGAGAGACA GCTCCCGCCACTGCCCGTCATTGTGGGCAGGCACCAACGGAGGTACAGTCTACGCCTTCTGTTTACGTGTTCCTCCAGCAGAGAGGAGGATGGATGAACCTGTCAGGGCAGAGCAGG CCAAAGAGATTCAGCTGATGCACAGGGCTCCTGTTGTGGGTATACTTGTCTTGGATGGACGCAGCACTCCCCTCCCAGAACCTCTAGAAGTAGCACATGACCTTTCTAAGAGTCCTGATATGCAAGGCAGCCATCAACTGTTGGTGGTGTCTGAAGAGCAATTTAAG GTATTCACGTTACCCAAGGTTAGCTCCAAACTGAAGCTCAAGCTGACAGCCCTGGAAGGCTGTAGGGTACGAAAGGTGACGGTTGCTAACTTTGGCAGTTGCAAGACTGATGATTACAGTGAAAATGACCTGGCTGTCCTGACTAACCTGGGAGACATTCAGATCATCTCGCTGCCCTTCCTCAAGTTACAGATCCGCTACCCTTGCATCCGCAAAGAGGATGTGAGTGGCATTGCATCCTGCGTCTTCACCAAATATGGCCAAG GTTTCTATCTGATCTCACCATCGGAGTTTGAGAGGTTTTCCCTTTCTACCAAATGGTTAGTGGAGCCCCGATGCGTTGTGGACATGCCAGAAGTTACAAGCAACAATCATGTGCACAACAAGTCTGGCATGGAGAATGCTTCAAGAAAATCCAG gGGATCAGGAAGGAGTTTAGGTGACTATGGAGAAGATG AAGTCCTGAAGGAGATCCAGAGTACTCTGGAGGGGGGCAGAGG GAGCTATGCAGAAAGAAATTTGGCAAGAAGTCCATTAGGACATGGACTAAGTAATGGAGGAG ATTGA